In the Bradyrhizobium guangzhouense genome, one interval contains:
- the pimD gene encoding pimeloyl-CoA dehydrogenase small subunit → MDFDLTEEQRLLKDSIDGLLTDSYDFESRKKYMKEKGGWSKAVWGKLAEQGLLGLPFSEADGGFGGGGVETMIVMEALGKALVLEPYLATVVIGGGFLRHAGTDAQKAAYVPGIVDGSKTLAFAQLEKNSRYDLFDVATTAKKKGDGWVIDGEKFVVLNGENADTLVVTARTKGNRRDTSGIGVFLVPADAKGVTRKSYPTQDGLHAADITFTGVEVGADAAIGNPEDSLALIERVVDEARVALCAEAVGLMDESLKTTVEYIKTRKQFGVAIGSFQSLQHRASDMFVAAEQARSMSMFATMAGDFENAKERSNAIAAAKAQIGKSLKFVGQQSIQLHGGIGMTMEAKIGHYFKRLTMIENTFGDTDYHQRRVADAGGLI, encoded by the coding sequence ATGGATTTTGATTTGACCGAGGAGCAACGGCTCCTGAAGGACAGCATCGACGGCCTGCTGACCGATTCCTACGATTTCGAGAGCCGCAAGAAGTACATGAAGGAGAAGGGCGGCTGGAGCAAAGCCGTCTGGGGCAAGCTCGCCGAGCAGGGCCTGCTCGGCCTGCCCTTCAGCGAGGCCGATGGCGGCTTCGGCGGCGGCGGCGTCGAGACCATGATCGTGATGGAAGCGCTCGGCAAGGCGCTGGTGCTCGAGCCGTATCTCGCGACCGTCGTGATCGGCGGCGGCTTCCTGCGTCATGCCGGCACCGACGCGCAGAAGGCCGCTTATGTGCCCGGGATCGTCGACGGCAGCAAGACGCTGGCGTTCGCCCAGCTCGAGAAGAACTCGCGCTACGATTTGTTCGACGTCGCCACGACGGCCAAGAAAAAGGGCGACGGCTGGGTCATCGACGGCGAGAAGTTCGTCGTGCTCAACGGCGAGAACGCCGACACGCTCGTCGTCACCGCGCGCACCAAGGGCAATCGCCGCGACACGTCAGGCATCGGCGTGTTCCTGGTCCCTGCCGACGCCAAGGGCGTCACCAGGAAGTCCTACCCGACCCAGGACGGCCTGCACGCCGCCGACATCACCTTCACCGGTGTCGAGGTCGGCGCGGACGCGGCGATCGGAAATCCCGAGGACTCGCTCGCACTGATCGAGCGCGTGGTGGACGAAGCCCGCGTCGCGCTCTGCGCCGAGGCGGTCGGCCTGATGGATGAATCGCTGAAGACGACCGTCGAATACATCAAGACGCGCAAGCAGTTCGGTGTCGCGATCGGCTCGTTCCAGTCGCTGCAGCATCGCGCCTCCGACATGTTCGTCGCGGCCGAGCAGGCCCGTTCGATGTCGATGTTTGCGACCATGGCGGGCGATTTCGAGAACGCCAAGGAACGCAGCAACGCCATCGCCGCCGCCAAGGCGCAGATCGGCAAGTCGCTGAAATTCGTCGGCCAGCAGTCGATCCAGCTCCACGGCGGCATCGGCATGACAATGGAGGCGAAGATCGGCCACTACTTCAAGCGCCTCACCATGATCGAGAACACTTTTGGCGACACCGACTACCACCAGCGCCGCGTCGCGGATGCGGGTGGGTTGATTTAA
- the pimC gene encoding pimeloyl-CoA dehydrogenase large subunit: MDLAFTKEEQAFREEVRSFFRDNVPPDTRRKLVEGRHLTKDEMVTWWRILNKKGWGVSHWPKQYGGTGWTSVQHYIFNEELQSYPAPQPLAFGVSMVGPVIYTFGNEEQKKKYLPRIANVDDWWCQGFSEPGSGSDLASLKTKAERKGDKWIINGQKTWTTLAQHADMIFCLCRTDNNAKKQMGISFIVFPMKSKGVTVRPIQTIDGGHEVNEVFFDDVEVPVENLIGEENKGWDYAKFLLGNERTGIARVGVSKERLRRIRDLAGKVESSGKPIIQDPAFREKLAACEIELKALELTQLRVVADEGKHGKGKPNPASSVLKIKGSEIQQTTTELLMEVIGPFAAPYDVHGDDGSNEAMDWTAQIAPSYFNNRKVSIYGGSNEIQRNIIAKAVLGL; this comes from the coding sequence ATGGATCTCGCATTCACGAAAGAAGAGCAGGCGTTTCGCGAGGAAGTGCGGTCATTCTTCCGCGACAACGTGCCGCCGGATACGCGGCGCAAGCTGGTGGAAGGCCGTCATCTCACCAAGGACGAGATGGTGACGTGGTGGCGCATCCTCAACAAGAAGGGTTGGGGCGTCAGCCACTGGCCCAAGCAATATGGCGGCACGGGCTGGACGTCCGTGCAGCACTACATCTTCAATGAGGAGCTGCAGTCCTATCCGGCGCCGCAGCCGCTCGCCTTCGGCGTCAGCATGGTCGGCCCCGTGATCTACACCTTCGGCAACGAAGAGCAGAAGAAGAAGTACCTGCCGCGCATCGCCAATGTTGACGACTGGTGGTGCCAGGGCTTCTCCGAGCCCGGTTCCGGGTCCGATCTCGCTTCGCTGAAGACAAAAGCAGAGCGTAAAGGCGACAAGTGGATCATCAACGGCCAGAAGACCTGGACGACGCTGGCCCAGCATGCCGACATGATCTTCTGCCTCTGCCGCACCGACAACAATGCGAAGAAGCAGATGGGCATCTCCTTCATCGTGTTCCCGATGAAGTCGAAGGGCGTCACCGTGCGCCCGATCCAGACCATCGACGGCGGCCATGAGGTCAACGAAGTGTTCTTCGACGACGTCGAGGTCCCCGTCGAGAACCTGATCGGCGAGGAGAACAAGGGCTGGGACTACGCAAAATTCCTGCTCGGCAACGAGCGCACCGGCATCGCGCGGGTCGGCGTCTCCAAGGAGCGGCTGCGCCGCATCCGCGATCTCGCCGGCAAGGTCGAATCATCGGGCAAGCCGATCATCCAGGACCCCGCCTTCCGCGAGAAGCTGGCAGCCTGCGAGATCGAGCTGAAGGCGCTCGAGCTGACGCAGCTGCGCGTCGTTGCCGACGAGGGCAAGCACGGCAAGGGCAAGCCCAATCCGGCCTCCTCGGTGCTCAAGATCAAGGGCTCCGAGATCCAGCAGACCACCACCGAGCTGCTCATGGAAGTGATCGGCCCGTTCGCCGCGCCCTACGACGTGCATGGCGACGACGGCTCGAACGAAGCCATGGACTGGACCGCCCAGATCGCGCCGAGCTACTTCAACAACCGCAAGGTCTCGATCTACGGCGGCTCCAACGAGATCCAGCGCAACATCATCGCCAAGGCGGTGCTGGGGCTTTGA